One window from the genome of Desulforamulus ruminis DSM 2154 encodes:
- a CDS encoding UvrD-helicase domain-containing protein, translating to MFIADFHIHSKYSRATSRDCVPEILEMWARRKGINVIGTGDFTHPAWREELKEKLIPSGEGLYVLKNNFRQEDPVAGADFQPQFIVSGEISSIYKKNGRVRKVHNLILLPGLDYAESISRRLEAIGNLHSDGRPILGLDSRDLLEIVLEQCPEAIFIPAHIWTPHFSLYGAYSGFDHIQECFEDLTPYIYALETGLSSDPPMNWRLSALDQFTLISNSDAHSPANLAREANLFAAEPSYPGILQALKNRHSQEFYGTLEFFPEEGKYHYDGHRACKVCWKPADTIAAAGLCPVCGGKITVGVLHRLEALADRKEGYIPPAAKHFESLVPLHEVIASSMGLSAASVKVKGKYQDLIRNLGPELFILREATLQDIELAAGPYIAEGVRRLRCGKIDIQPGFDGEYGKIKVMDKSEITLLSGQLCFLSSSTTENQPSALKEKKAAQALPPAPTSPDACLPEGGEAAIKTDSPDRPYGLNPEQWEAVSSPHPAIAVMAGPGTGKTKTLVGRIAHMVENCGVDPSRITAVTFTNQAAKEMRLRLEIHFGDKRTARAMTIGTFHSLCLQILSKGKDGKNIVLIDEQNALSMVGDILKDLQLKISPREAMKQISLLKNDASATGDKKKSDVPAEVHELYRSQLQRYGVLDYDDLLLEVLKLFEGSPEERKNRRLEKPFSYLLVDEFQDINEVQYRLLKAWGRKSENIFIIGDPDQSIYGFRGSDFRYFEKFKEDFPGLCQVRLVQNYRSTPEIIHCATSVISREPFLGPERCLEAKRAKGAPVRLIEAQNEFSEALFVAKEINRMVGGIDMLDTLKGSAANKKRPVPEHPRAFSDIAILYRTNRQARILEQCLLQEGIQYVVAGRDEFLGEQPVREAIAFFSFLLNPGDMLSLRLFLQAESTYTADLRQKVLEEYAALEKNVSSLVGILERIAPPPNIPDKHGNLIERLRKYEPMVHKEKPGKLMAAWINDNALSDLKSMELLLQTAVLYDKMPSFMQNLVLGQESDVVRNGGKAYSSDAVSLMTLHGAKGLEFPVVFLCGVNDGLIPLKNSKQDLDPGEERRLFYVGLTRARDELLLLTSRTPSPFIDDLPEENLVTEKAGTPKQGPQFKQVSLFNL from the coding sequence ATGTTTATTGCCGATTTCCATATCCATTCCAAATACTCCAGGGCTACCAGCAGGGACTGTGTCCCCGAAATCCTGGAAATGTGGGCCAGACGCAAAGGGATCAACGTGATCGGAACCGGGGATTTCACCCATCCGGCCTGGCGTGAAGAATTAAAGGAGAAGCTGATCCCTTCTGGAGAAGGTCTTTATGTCCTGAAAAACAATTTTCGCCAGGAGGATCCGGTGGCGGGAGCCGATTTCCAACCTCAATTCATTGTTTCCGGCGAAATCAGCTCCATCTACAAGAAGAACGGAAGGGTTCGCAAGGTACATAACCTGATCCTGCTGCCCGGCTTAGACTATGCCGAATCCATCTCTCGCCGCCTGGAGGCTATCGGCAATCTGCATTCCGACGGCAGGCCCATATTGGGTCTGGACAGCAGGGATCTGCTGGAAATCGTGCTGGAGCAGTGCCCGGAAGCCATCTTTATTCCCGCTCATATCTGGACCCCGCATTTTTCTCTGTATGGCGCCTATTCCGGCTTTGACCATATCCAGGAGTGCTTTGAAGATTTAACCCCCTATATTTATGCGCTGGAGACGGGCCTTTCCTCCGACCCGCCCATGAACTGGCGCCTTTCCGCATTGGATCAATTTACGCTGATTTCCAACTCCGACGCCCATTCCCCGGCCAACCTGGCCAGGGAAGCCAATCTTTTTGCTGCCGAGCCTTCCTATCCCGGCATCTTGCAGGCTTTAAAAAACCGCCATAGCCAGGAGTTCTACGGTACCCTGGAGTTTTTTCCGGAGGAAGGAAAATACCACTATGACGGACACCGGGCGTGCAAAGTATGCTGGAAGCCGGCGGACACAATCGCTGCGGCAGGCTTATGTCCGGTTTGCGGCGGCAAAATTACCGTGGGCGTGCTTCACCGGTTGGAAGCCCTGGCAGACCGGAAAGAGGGGTATATCCCCCCGGCGGCCAAACATTTTGAAAGCCTGGTGCCGCTTCATGAGGTAATTGCTTCCTCCATGGGTCTTTCTGCGGCCAGCGTCAAGGTAAAAGGAAAATACCAGGACCTGATCCGAAACCTGGGACCGGAGCTCTTTATCCTTCGCGAGGCCACGCTGCAGGATATTGAATTGGCCGCAGGGCCCTATATCGCCGAAGGCGTCCGCAGGTTGAGATGCGGTAAGATTGACATACAGCCGGGATTTGACGGAGAATACGGCAAAATTAAAGTCATGGACAAAAGCGAAATCACCCTGCTTTCAGGCCAGTTATGCTTTTTGAGTTCTTCTACTACAGAAAACCAACCTTCCGCCCTTAAGGAAAAAAAGGCGGCCCAAGCGCTGCCTCCGGCACCCACTTCGCCGGATGCCTGTCTCCCGGAGGGTGGTGAAGCTGCTATTAAAACGGATTCTCCGGACAGGCCTTACGGGCTGAACCCGGAGCAGTGGGAAGCAGTCTCATCCCCCCACCCGGCCATTGCGGTCATGGCCGGTCCCGGAACCGGAAAAACCAAAACCTTGGTAGGCCGTATTGCTCATATGGTTGAAAACTGCGGTGTAGATCCCTCCCGGATCACCGCCGTCACCTTTACCAATCAGGCCGCCAAGGAAATGCGCCTCCGCCTGGAGATACATTTTGGGGATAAGCGAACTGCCCGGGCAATGACCATCGGCACCTTTCATTCTTTGTGCCTGCAAATCCTGTCCAAAGGAAAGGATGGGAAGAACATTGTCCTTATTGATGAACAGAATGCCCTTTCCATGGTCGGGGACATCTTAAAGGACCTTCAATTAAAAATCTCTCCCCGGGAGGCCATGAAGCAGATCTCACTGCTGAAAAACGACGCATCAGCGACGGGAGACAAGAAAAAATCGGATGTTCCTGCGGAGGTCCACGAATTATACCGCTCACAACTGCAGCGTTACGGTGTCCTGGACTATGACGATCTCCTCCTGGAAGTACTCAAGCTCTTTGAAGGCAGCCCGGAAGAGCGCAAGAACCGGCGTCTGGAGAAGCCTTTCTCCTATCTTCTGGTGGATGAGTTCCAGGATATCAACGAGGTCCAATACCGCCTGTTGAAAGCCTGGGGCAGGAAAAGCGAAAATATATTTATTATTGGTGACCCGGACCAATCCATTTATGGCTTTAGGGGTTCGGATTTCCGTTATTTCGAAAAGTTCAAAGAGGATTTTCCCGGTCTCTGTCAGGTCCGGCTAGTACAGAACTACCGTTCCACTCCTGAAATTATCCATTGCGCCACATCGGTCATTTCCAGGGAACCCTTCCTAGGCCCCGAACGTTGCCTGGAAGCCAAAAGAGCCAAGGGCGCCCCGGTGCGTCTGATCGAAGCTCAGAATGAATTTTCCGAGGCTTTGTTTGTGGCCAAGGAGATCAATCGCATGGTTGGCGGCATTGATATGCTGGATACCCTGAAAGGATCTGCAGCCAATAAAAAAAGACCCGTGCCGGAACATCCCCGGGCCTTTTCCGACATTGCGATACTCTACCGTACCAACCGTCAGGCGCGCATTCTGGAGCAGTGCCTGCTTCAAGAAGGCATTCAATATGTGGTGGCGGGACGGGACGAGTTCCTTGGGGAGCAGCCGGTCCGCGAGGCCATTGCCTTTTTCAGTTTTTTGCTTAACCCGGGGGATATGCTTTCCCTGCGGCTATTCCTGCAAGCAGAAAGCACCTATACCGCAGACCTGAGACAAAAAGTTCTGGAAGAGTACGCGGCTCTGGAGAAAAATGTGTCTTCCCTTGTGGGAATCCTGGAAAGGATCGCTCCTCCGCCAAATATCCCGGATAAACACGGGAATTTAATTGAAAGGCTGAGGAAATATGAACCCATGGTGCATAAAGAAAAGCCCGGAAAACTGATGGCCGCCTGGATCAACGACAACGCCCTGTCAGATCTAAAATCCATGGAGCTGCTTTTACAAACAGCGGTTTTGTATGATAAAATGCCTTCTTTTATGCAAAACCTGGTGTTGGGGCAGGAAAGTGATGTTGTCCGCAATGGTGGCAAGGCTTATTCCTCCGATGCGGTTTCTTTAATGACCCTGCACGGGGCCAAAGGTCTTGAATTTCCTGTGGTGTTTCTGTGCGGCGTAAACGATGGGCTGATTCCTTTAAAGAACAGTAAGCAAGATCTTGATCCCGGGGAGGAAAGACGGCTTTTCTATGTAGGTCTGACCCGAGCCCGGGATGAACTGCTCCTGCTGACGTCCCGCACCCCTTCTCCCTTTATTGACGACTTGCCGGAAGAAAATCTTGTCACAGAGAAGGCCGGTACGCCCAAGCAAGGTCCCCAATTTAAGCAGGTCAGTCTTTTTAATCTTTAG
- a CDS encoding type II toxin-antitoxin system RelE/ParE family toxin, which produces MKLHISPQAQSDLRGIKEYIAVELENPAAALNTVSKLTKAIRRLSDFPGSGAPLSSVMDVQNNYRFLVSGSYLVFYRYEGDSVYVVRVLYGRRDYIKILFGEPQADEN; this is translated from the coding sequence ATGAAACTCCACATATCTCCCCAAGCACAAAGCGATTTGCGGGGTATCAAGGAATATATTGCTGTAGAGCTTGAGAATCCCGCAGCTGCCCTTAATACGGTTTCAAAATTAACCAAAGCGATTCGCAGGCTTTCGGATTTTCCCGGCAGCGGAGCGCCCTTATCATCCGTTATGGATGTGCAGAACAATTACCGCTTCTTGGTGAGCGGCAGTTATCTCGTTTTTTATCGGTACGAGGGCGACAGCGTCTATGTCGTTCGCGTTCTTTACGGCAGACGCGACTATATAAAAATTCTGTTCGGAGAGCCGCAAGCAGACGAAAACTAA
- a CDS encoding type II toxin-antitoxin system prevent-host-death family antitoxin, giving the protein MPNIKPVSDLRNYNEVLRDVAAGEPVFLTKNGRGRYALVDIADYEKMQATIKLMSQLAEGEKAGREKGWLAVEEVEKNLGV; this is encoded by the coding sequence ATGCCAAACATCAAGCCAGTTTCCGATTTGCGAAATTACAATGAGGTTTTAAGGGATGTTGCCGCGGGCGAGCCGGTCTTTTTAACCAAGAATGGCAGAGGACGCTACGCGCTTGTTGATATTGCGGACTACGAGAAAATGCAGGCCACCATCAAGCTCATGTCACAGCTTGCCGAGGGTGAAAAGGCCGGCCGTGAAAAAGGCTGGCTGGCCGTAGAGGAAGTCGAGAAAAACTTGGGGGTGTAG